The Mus caroli chromosome 1, CAROLI_EIJ_v1.1, whole genome shotgun sequence genome has a window encoding:
- the Faslg gene encoding tumor necrosis factor ligand superfamily member 6 isoform X1 translates to MQQPMNYPCPQIFWVDSSATSSWAPPGSVFPCPSSGPRGPDQRRPPPPPPPVSPLPPPSQPPPLPPLIPLKKDHNTNLWLPVIFLMVLVALVGMGLGMYQIFHLQKELAELREFTNQSLKVSSFEKQIANPSTPSEKKEPRSVAHLTGNPHSRSIPLEWEDTYGTALISGVKYKKGGLVINEAGLYFIYSKVYFRGQSCNNQPLNHKVYMRNSKYPGDLVLMEEKRLNYCTTGQIWAHSSYLGAVFNLTSADHLYVNISQLSLINFEESKTFFGLYKL, encoded by the exons ATGCAGCAGCCCATGAATTACCCATGTCCCCAGATCTTCTGGGTAGACAGCAGTGCCACTTCGTCTTGGGCTCCTCCAGGGTCAGTTTTTCCCTGTCCATCTTCTGGGCCTCGAGGGCCGGACCAAAGGAGACcgccacctccaccaccacctgtgTCACCTCTACCACCGCCATCACAACCACCCCCACTGCCGCCACTGATCCCTCTAAAGAAGGACCACAACACAAATCTGTGGCTACCGGTGATATTTCTCATGGTTCTGGTGGCTCTGGTTGGAATGGGATTAGGAATGTATCAGATCTTCCACCTGCAGAAGGAACTGGCAGAACTCCGTGAG TTCACCAACCAAAGCCTTAAAGTATCATCTTTTGAAAAGCAAATAG CCAACCCCAGTACACCCTCTGAAAAAAAAGAGCCGAGGAGTGTGGCCCATTTAACAG GGAACCCCCACTCAAGGTCCATCCCTCTGGAATGGGAAGACACATATGGAACCGCTCTGATCTCTGGAGTGAAGTATAAGAAAGGTGGCCTTGTGATCAACGAAGCTGGGTTGTACTTCATATATTCCAAAGTATACTTCCGGGGTCAGTCTTGCAACAACCAGCCCCTAAACCACAAGGTCTATATGAGGAACTCTAAGTATCCTGGGGATCTGGTGCTAATGGAGGAGAAGAGGTTGAACTACTGCACTACTGGACAGATATGGGCCCACAGCAGCTACCTGGGGGCAGTATTTAATCTTACCAGTGCTGACCATTTATATGTCAACATATCTCAACTCTCTCTGATCAATTTTGAGGAATCTAAGACCTTTTTTGGCTTGTATAAGCTTTAA
- the Faslg gene encoding tumor necrosis factor ligand superfamily member 6 isoform X2 has translation MQQPMNYPCPQIFWVDSSATSSWAPPGSVFPCPSSGPRGPDQRRPPPPPPPVSPLPPPSQPPPLPPLIPLKKDHNTNLWLPVIFLMVLVALVGMGLGMYQIFHLQKELAELREPTPVHPLKKKSRGVWPI, from the exons ATGCAGCAGCCCATGAATTACCCATGTCCCCAGATCTTCTGGGTAGACAGCAGTGCCACTTCGTCTTGGGCTCCTCCAGGGTCAGTTTTTCCCTGTCCATCTTCTGGGCCTCGAGGGCCGGACCAAAGGAGACcgccacctccaccaccacctgtgTCACCTCTACCACCGCCATCACAACCACCCCCACTGCCGCCACTGATCCCTCTAAAGAAGGACCACAACACAAATCTGTGGCTACCGGTGATATTTCTCATGGTTCTGGTGGCTCTGGTTGGAATGGGATTAGGAATGTATCAGATCTTCCACCTGCAGAAGGAACTGGCAGAACTCCGTGAG CCAACCCCAGTACACCCTCTGAAAAAAAAGAGCCGAGGAGTGTGGCCCATTTAA